ACGCAACCGGATGATGGAGATCGCCTACCGGTTCGCGGGTTTCGAGGGCCTGGACGAAGCCCCGTGCCCGTGCGCCGCCGTCCTCCTGCCGGCCCCGGAGGACACCGGACTCCAGCGCCTGCACCTGGTCCCCGGCCCGCGCGTGGTGTCCACCGTCATGAGCGTGGACGCACCCGGCCTGAGCATGCCGGAAGGGGGCCCGGGAACGTCGTGACCGCCGCGGCGGCCGGTGCTCCCGGGCTCCGGCCCGCCGCCCTCAGCGCTTGCGGACGAGTGTGATTCCGTCGGCCATCACCAGCAGCGACAGTTCCACCCGGGGGTCCTCGTACAGCACCCGGTTCAGCGCCCGGACCCCGGCGGTCTCCGGGTCCACGGCGGCCGGGTCGGCGACCCGGCCGAAGAACAGGGTGTTGTCGACCACGATCAGACCCCCGGCGCGCAGCAGCGCCAGCGACGCCTCGTAGTAGCGGACGTAGTTGGCCTTGTCCGCGTCGATGAACACCAGGTCGAAGCTCTCCGGCCCGCGCTCCGCCAGCAGCACGTCCAGCGTCGCGGCGGCATCGCCGATCCGCAGGTCGATCCGCGAGTCGACCCCGTCCCGCTTCCAGAAGTCGGCGCCGATGGCCGGCCACCGGTCGTCGATGTCGCAGGACACCAGCAGACCGCCGGCCGGGAGCGCGCGGGCCATGCACAAGGTGCTGTAGCCGGTGAAGGTGCCGATCTCCAGCACCGCCCGCGCCCCCGTCAACCCGACCAGCAGGGCCAGCAGTTGGCCCTCCTCCGCCATCACCTGGAGGGCGGAGCCGCCCGGTAGGTCCGCGGTGGTCTCCCGCAGCTCCCTGAGGAGATCGTCGTCACGGAGGGAGACCTCACGGACGTAGGCGAGCAGGTCGTGGGTGGCTGCTGTCTGGTCGGCCATGGCGCGGGGGTCCTCTCGAAGGAGATCGGGGCGAAGGAGACCGGGGGCGAAAGGGATCGGGGCGACGGGACGGGGCCGCCGGGTGCCCGTCGCCGGGCGGCCGGGACGGTCACCCGGCGCGCATGTACGGGTGATCGGGCTGCCGTACGGCCTCCGCCTGGGCCCGCTCGCAGGCGTACGCCCGCAGCAGCGCGTCCAGCCGGTAGCGGCCCCCCGCCGGCGCACCCAGCAGATTCGCCTCGACCAGGGAGTCCAGGGCCTCCTCGGCCTGCGCCTCGGAGCAGCCGACCATCACCGCGACCTTGCTGCTGGAGACCGAACACGCTCCGGCGGCCCCCAGCATGGCGAACACCGCGGCAGGGTCGATCCCGGCCGGTGCCGTCCGCCGGAGCCCGGCGACCTCGGCGTCGAGGCAGGGCCGGACCCCGAAGTCGCCCGCGCACAGCTCGTCCAGCAGTCGCGGGGCCTCCGTGAGCCGCCGGGCCAGGTGCCCGATGCTCCAGTGGGGACGCTCCAGCAGCCGGGTCCCCGCGATCCGGATCGCCAGCGGCAGGCCCGCGCAGACCGTCACCACCGTACGGGCCGCCCGCGGTTCGCCACCGACCCTGGCCGGACCGACGATGCTGCCCAGCAGCTCCAGCGACCCTTCCTCGTCCAACGGGCCGAGCAGAAGGGTGCGCGCACCCTCCAGATCGGCCAGCCGACGCCGGCTGGTCACCAGCAGCCTGCTGCCCCCGCTGCCCGGTATCAGCGGCCGCACCTGCGCGGTGCTGGAGGCGTTGTCGAGCACCACCAGCAGCCGGCGGCCCGCGGTGAGCGAGCGGTAGAGGCTCTCCCGCTCCGACTCCTCCCCGGGGATCTCGTCCCGGGGCACACCGAGGTCCGCCAGAAACCTCGGCAGCACCACCCGGGCGGTCAGCGGCCGCTCCGCTCCGCCGAGATCCGCGTAGAGCTGACCGTGTATCGAGGAATCGCGCATGGCGTGCGCCGCGTGCAGGGCCAGGGCGCTCTTGCCGACACCGCCCCGGCCGGTCACCACCGCCGTCGCCACCATGCCCGCGGGCATCGTGCCGGTCGTGAGGAAGTGCCGCAGCCGCGCCAGCGCGTCGGAGCGGGCCGACAGCGGCAGCGGCACCGAGGGAAGCTGCGCCGGATCGGGCCAGCAGGACCTCTCCCGGGCAGCGGCCGGCGCCGCAGCGACGGCTGCCTCCGGGACCGCCGCGGGCTGCTCCAGCGGGTCGGGCGTACGGGGCCGGTCGTGGGCCGCGAGGATGTGCCGGTGGACCTCGCGCAGATCGGCGCTCGGCTCCGCCCCGAGCTGTTCGACGAGCAGCACCCGGGTGCGCCGGTAGAGCTCCAGGGCCTCCGACTGCCGTCCCGACCGGAACAGCGCCAGCATCAGCTTGCCCACCAGGGCCTCCCGTAAGGGGTGCTTCCGCACCAGCCGCACCAGCTCCGGCACGATCTCGGCGTGCCGCAGCAGCGCCAGCTCCGTGTCGAACCGCAGTTCCATGGTCTGCAGGCGGAGCTCCTGGAGGTAACGGCCCTCCACATCACGCAGCGTCCGCGACGGTATGTCCGCCAGCGGCTCCTCGCGCCACAGGGCGAGTGCCTCGGCCAGCTCCGCGGAGGAGCCCTCCAGGTCTCCGCGCCCGGCCAGCTCCGCCGCGCGCCGGCGGTGGGCGGTG
The sequence above is drawn from the Streptomyces sp. SAT1 genome and encodes:
- a CDS encoding class I SAM-dependent methyltransferase, which translates into the protein MADQTAATHDLLAYVREVSLRDDDLLRELRETTADLPGGSALQVMAEEGQLLALLVGLTGARAVLEIGTFTGYSTLCMARALPAGGLLVSCDIDDRWPAIGADFWKRDGVDSRIDLRIGDAAATLDVLLAERGPESFDLVFIDADKANYVRYYEASLALLRAGGLIVVDNTLFFGRVADPAAVDPETAGVRALNRVLYEDPRVELSLLVMADGITLVRKR
- a CDS encoding AfsR/SARP family transcriptional regulator gives rise to the protein MHVSAPRQRVVMAALLLNANRVISVDRITEYIWDGAPPPSAAATVRTYVMRLRQSLGEHASARILTRAPGYLLELGEHESDLGQFTAHRRRAAELAGRGDLEGSSAELAEALALWREEPLADIPSRTLRDVEGRYLQELRLQTMELRFDTELALLRHAEIVPELVRLVRKHPLREALVGKLMLALFRSGRQSEALELYRRTRVLLVEQLGAEPSADLREVHRHILAAHDRPRTPDPLEQPAAVPEAAVAAAPAAARERSCWPDPAQLPSVPLPLSARSDALARLRHFLTTGTMPAGMVATAVVTGRGGVGKSALALHAAHAMRDSSIHGQLYADLGGAERPLTARVVLPRFLADLGVPRDEIPGEESERESLYRSLTAGRRLLVVLDNASSTAQVRPLIPGSGGSRLLVTSRRRLADLEGARTLLLGPLDEEGSLELLGSIVGPARVGGEPRAARTVVTVCAGLPLAIRIAGTRLLERPHWSIGHLARRLTEAPRLLDELCAGDFGVRPCLDAEVAGLRRTAPAGIDPAAVFAMLGAAGACSVSSSKVAVMVGCSEAQAEEALDSLVEANLLGAPAGGRYRLDALLRAYACERAQAEAVRQPDHPYMRAG